One uncultured Caproiciproducens sp. DNA segment encodes these proteins:
- the murG gene encoding undecaprenyldiphospho-muramoylpentapeptide beta-N-acetylglucosaminyltransferase, whose product MRVLFAGGGTAGHINPALAIAGYLREKEPDTQILYIGAKGGMEERLVPAAGFDFKSITISGFQRRLSLKNIKKNVKTIVRVFTSSRVARQIIREFQPDICVGTGGYVAGPVLREAMKMKIPAVIHEQNAFPGVTNKMLSKRADKTMLAVMDAQKYLDPAAKCVLTGNPVRQAVIRAKREESRKALGLDERPMILSFGGSLGARKINEAAADLLLKSAESGRFQHIHGYGQWGGWFPDLLKEKGLNLSEHPNINIREYINNMPECLAAADLVICRAGAISLSELQAQGKASILIPSPNVAENHQYHNAMALVSRHAAAILEEKDLSGPSLCKMVDDLFQKPETIGSLGKNAHAMAIPDTNERIYRIIKEVLAGI is encoded by the coding sequence ATGAGAGTTTTATTTGCGGGCGGCGGTACCGCGGGGCATATCAACCCGGCGCTTGCCATTGCCGGTTATCTTCGTGAAAAGGAGCCCGATACGCAGATCCTTTATATCGGTGCGAAGGGCGGCATGGAGGAACGGTTGGTTCCCGCCGCGGGTTTTGATTTCAAAAGCATAACAATCTCAGGATTTCAGCGCAGACTCAGCTTGAAAAACATCAAAAAAAATGTGAAAACCATAGTTCGTGTTTTTACGTCGAGCCGTGTGGCCCGGCAAATCATTCGGGAATTTCAACCCGATATCTGTGTGGGTACGGGCGGCTACGTAGCGGGGCCGGTTCTCCGCGAGGCGATGAAAATGAAAATACCGGCGGTGATCCATGAGCAGAATGCGTTTCCTGGCGTAACCAATAAAATGCTCTCCAAGCGTGCGGACAAAACGATGCTTGCCGTCATGGACGCGCAAAAATATCTTGACCCGGCGGCCAAATGCGTTCTTACGGGCAATCCGGTAAGGCAGGCTGTCATCCGCGCGAAGCGCGAGGAATCACGCAAGGCGCTCGGTTTGGATGAGCGGCCGATGATTCTTTCGTTCGGCGGAAGTCTGGGCGCACGTAAAATTAATGAAGCCGCTGCCGATCTGCTTCTAAAAAGCGCGGAATCCGGCCGTTTTCAGCATATTCACGGATATGGGCAATGGGGCGGATGGTTTCCGGATCTGCTCAAAGAAAAGGGTTTGAATTTGTCCGAGCATCCCAATATCAATATCAGGGAATACATCAACAATATGCCCGAATGCCTTGCGGCAGCCGATCTGGTTATTTGCCGTGCCGGTGCGATTTCACTCAGCGAATTGCAGGCGCAGGGGAAGGCCTCTATTTTAATTCCGTCTCCCAATGTTGCGGAAAATCATCAGTATCACAATGCGATGGCTCTGGTCAGCCGTCATGCGGCTGCAATTTTGGAAGAAAAGGATCTTTCCGGCCCGTCCCTGTGTAAAATGGTGGATGACCTTTTCCAAAAGCCTGAAACCATTGGCTCACTGGGGAAAAATGCTCATGCTATGGCGATTCCGGATACCAATGAACGAATTTACAGAATAATTAAAGAGGTACTTGCAGGCATCTGA
- the murA gene encoding UDP-N-acetylglucosamine 1-carboxyvinyltransferase yields MSELLIQGPNKLQGEIHIHGAKNSTLPLMAASLLCGSQCILHNCPILSDVDTSLKILQYLGCGVKRSGNDVSIDPTSSNQYAIPDSLMREMRSSIIFLGAIVSSMGRAELSFPGGCELGPRPIDLHLLALRKMGVLIDEDHGCLKCSAPNGIQAACINLSFPSVGATENIIIAASRAKGTTVITNAAREPEIWDLADFLNSCGAKIQGAGESTVIIEGVKTLAGCEHSVIPDRIAAATYLTAAAVTGSTLTIASVIPEHLAPVIPVFEECGCRIDILDHNIKITAPKRLGRVKSVRTMPYPGFPTDAQAPVMAMTTLADGTSIFVENIFESRYKHVGELMRLGANIKVEGRVAIVEGVYRLSGAPVEAADLRGGAALVVAGLAAQGATLISGLKHLDRGYESIEKSLALLGADIKRI; encoded by the coding sequence ATGTCAGAACTATTGATACAGGGACCGAATAAATTACAGGGGGAAATCCATATTCACGGCGCGAAGAACAGCACATTACCTCTTATGGCGGCTTCTTTACTCTGCGGCAGTCAGTGCATACTACATAACTGTCCTATTTTGTCGGATGTGGACACATCTTTAAAGATTTTGCAGTACTTGGGCTGCGGAGTCAAACGCTCCGGAAACGATGTATCCATCGATCCGACAAGTTCAAATCAATATGCGATTCCGGATAGCCTGATGCGCGAGATGCGGTCGTCTATTATTTTTTTGGGTGCGATTGTCAGCAGTATGGGCAGGGCGGAGCTGTCCTTCCCCGGCGGCTGCGAATTGGGACCCAGACCAATTGATCTGCATCTTTTGGCATTGCGAAAAATGGGAGTGCTGATTGATGAAGATCATGGCTGTTTAAAGTGCAGCGCACCGAATGGCATTCAGGCGGCCTGTATTAATCTGTCGTTCCCCAGTGTGGGGGCGACAGAAAACATCATTATTGCCGCCAGCCGTGCAAAAGGAACGACCGTCATCACAAACGCGGCGCGTGAGCCGGAGATTTGGGATTTGGCTGATTTTCTGAACTCCTGCGGTGCGAAAATTCAAGGTGCGGGTGAAAGCACTGTCATTATTGAAGGGGTGAAAACCCTTGCCGGCTGTGAGCACAGTGTTATTCCCGACCGCATTGCGGCGGCAACCTATTTAACGGCAGCCGCAGTTACCGGCAGCACACTAACCATCGCGAGTGTCATACCTGAACATCTTGCGCCCGTTATCCCTGTTTTTGAAGAGTGCGGCTGCCGAATCGACATTTTAGATCATAATATTAAAATTACCGCGCCAAAACGTTTGGGAAGAGTGAAAAGCGTTAGAACAATGCCTTATCCCGGATTTCCGACAGATGCGCAGGCACCGGTGATGGCAATGACCACGCTGGCGGACGGCACAAGCATCTTTGTGGAAAATATTTTTGAGAGCCGTTACAAACATGTTGGGGAACTGATGCGTCTGGGTGCCAATATCAAGGTGGAAGGGCGTGTCGCGATCGTCGAGGGAGTGTACCGGCTTTCCGGAGCACCGGTGGAAGCCGCCGATTTGCGCGGCGGAGCGGCGCTTGTTGTAGCGGGGCTTGCGGCGCAGGGTGCCACGCTGATTTCCGGCTTAAAGCATCTGGACCGCGGTTACGAGAGTATTGAAAAGAGTCTGGCTTTGCTCGGCGCAGATATTAAAAGAATTTAA
- the coaD gene encoding pantetheine-phosphate adenylyltransferase produces MKIAVCPGSFDPVTLGHLDIINRSRKVFDKTIVAVLVNPEKHTMFTVEERIKLLKRCTKDMDDIEVVGFEGLLAEYARERGVTAIVKGLRALSDFEYEFQQALTNKKLNANLETMFLTTSAENMFLSSSIVKQIARFGGDISNFVPECILGDIIDRLNAGGEKEV; encoded by the coding sequence GAAAATTGCAGTTTGCCCGGGCAGCTTTGACCCGGTTACTTTAGGCCATTTGGACATTATCAACCGGTCACGAAAGGTCTTTGACAAGACTATCGTCGCTGTGCTGGTTAATCCTGAAAAGCACACAATGTTTACAGTGGAAGAGCGTATTAAGCTTTTAAAGCGCTGCACGAAAGACATGGACGATATTGAAGTCGTCGGCTTTGAGGGCCTTTTAGCCGAATACGCCCGTGAGCGCGGTGTAACGGCAATCGTCAAAGGGCTGCGCGCTTTATCGGACTTTGAATATGAATTTCAGCAGGCGCTTACCAATAAGAAACTGAATGCCAATCTTGAAACAATGTTTCTGACCACAAGCGCCGAGAATATGTTTTTAAGTTCCAGTATTGTAAAACAAATTGCCCGCTTTGGCGGAGATATTTCCAATTTTGTGCCGGAGTGTATTTTGGGCGATATCATTGACAGATTAAACGCGGGAGGAGAAAAGGAAGTATGA
- the mraZ gene encoding division/cell wall cluster transcriptional repressor MraZ yields MLIGEYQHNIDIKGRVIVPARFREDLGEHFYITKGLDGCLFVLSPEEWTRLQDKVKAMPISKARGLQRFFFSGAAEVEPDKQGRILIPQVLRDHAQLTKDVTFIGTSSRAEIWDSRRWNEFNSTLTEESIAEAMDMLEL; encoded by the coding sequence ATGTTAATCGGCGAGTACCAGCATAATATTGACATAAAAGGCCGTGTAATTGTTCCGGCCAGATTCCGTGAGGATCTGGGCGAGCATTTTTATATCACAAAAGGGTTGGACGGCTGTTTGTTTGTTCTTTCACCAGAAGAGTGGACAAGGCTTCAGGATAAGGTAAAAGCAATGCCTATTTCCAAAGCGAGGGGCTTGCAGCGTTTTTTCTTTTCCGGTGCGGCGGAGGTCGAGCCGGACAAACAAGGCCGGATTCTCATTCCGCAGGTTCTTCGCGACCACGCACAGCTTACAAAAGATGTGACCTTCATCGGTACATCAAGCCGCGCGGAAATTTGGGACAGCAGGCGCTGGAATGAGTTTAACTCCACTCTAACAGAGGAAAGCATAGCCGAAGCAATGGATATGCTTGAACTCTAG
- a CDS encoding ATPase, giving the protein MSDLNTEDLVDELYDMVEKAWNLPLSHGRTVLDGDEVKQILDEIRESLPQEIRQAKAICADRAQIISDAKREAETVVRVAEERAKAMVNQDEIVKQAQQKANDLLSQAQTKFREMRKASNDYIDDLMKRTDDGLAANLAELRQTRQNIKASQRSGQN; this is encoded by the coding sequence ATGAGTGATTTAAATACCGAGGATCTAGTCGACGAACTGTACGATATGGTGGAAAAAGCGTGGAATTTACCGCTTAGCCACGGGCGCACGGTGTTGGACGGCGACGAGGTGAAACAAATACTTGACGAAATCCGCGAAAGTCTTCCGCAGGAAATCCGTCAGGCGAAAGCGATTTGTGCCGACCGCGCCCAAATTATCAGCGATGCAAAACGCGAGGCTGAAACCGTCGTCCGTGTTGCGGAGGAGCGTGCCAAAGCGATGGTCAATCAGGATGAAATTGTCAAGCAGGCACAGCAGAAAGCCAATGATCTGCTTAGTCAGGCACAGACGAAGTTCCGTGAAATGAGAAAAGCATCCAATGATTACATAGATGATTTGATGAAACGTACGGATGACGGCCTTGCCGCGAATCTGGCGGAGCTCCGCCAGACGAGGCAGAACATCAAAGCATCCCAGCGTTCAGGTCAAAATTAG
- a CDS encoding FtsQ-type POTRA domain-containing protein yields the protein MNRNRKNRKDSTPRVYDKRSGEYRPVPDWGEQGANERSARYASPQRRTDTRKRHRRRCLLLFYIFMFIAVVVGAVVISLTVLFKIETIEVSGTSRYSAEAIVQAANIKKGENLFLANTKNAAASIQQKLPYIGAAKVSRRLPAKILIEVKEEAISGAMEYKGKYAVVSVNGKVLELTDKMPGNCPAIKGLSLSKIEVGKNIVYGDTTQQDTFKSLTTAISSNKLDKITEIDLSNSYKIQIIYDGRIIMNLGLPSDFDYKIRFAKSILDEGKIKDNEKGTLNLSVAVEDNNAFFDPNYTTASSAASKAVQNSS from the coding sequence ATGAACAGGAACCGAAAAAACAGGAAGGATTCAACGCCGCGTGTCTATGATAAAAGAAGCGGCGAATATCGTCCTGTCCCTGACTGGGGGGAACAAGGCGCAAATGAGCGCAGTGCAAGATATGCTTCCCCTCAGCGCAGAACGGATACCAGAAAACGGCACAGACGACGGTGCCTGCTGCTGTTTTACATATTCATGTTTATTGCGGTGGTCGTTGGCGCCGTTGTCATTTCATTAACTGTTCTTTTTAAAATTGAAACCATAGAGGTCAGCGGAACCTCCCGCTATTCGGCAGAGGCAATTGTTCAGGCCGCGAATATTAAAAAAGGCGAGAACCTTTTTCTGGCCAACACAAAAAACGCGGCAGCCTCCATACAGCAAAAACTGCCGTATATCGGAGCGGCAAAAGTTAGCCGCCGTCTGCCTGCAAAGATTCTAATTGAGGTTAAAGAGGAAGCAATCTCCGGCGCGATGGAATATAAAGGAAAATACGCTGTGGTCAGCGTGAACGGAAAAGTGCTTGAATTGACGGATAAAATGCCGGGAAACTGTCCCGCCATCAAAGGGCTTTCGCTGTCGAAAATTGAAGTCGGAAAAAATATTGTTTATGGGGATACAACCCAGCAGGATACGTTTAAAAGCTTGACCACCGCAATCAGCAGTAACAAGCTTGATAAAATTACGGAGATCGATTTAAGCAATTCCTATAAAATTCAAATCATTTATGACGGGCGCATTATCATGAATTTGGGACTGCCGTCCGATTTTGATTATAAGATTCGTTTTGCTAAAAGCATTTTGGATGAAGGAAAGATTAAAGACAATGAAAAAGGGACACTGAATCTTTCCGTAGCGGTGGAAGACAATAACGCTTTCTTTGACCCGAACTATACAACTGCCTCATCCGCTGCGAGTAAGGCAGTACAAAATAGCAGTTGA
- the rsmH gene encoding 16S rRNA (cytosine(1402)-N(4))-methyltransferase RsmH, producing MIFQHKPVLFDETIESLNIHPDGIYIDGTAGGGGHSQAIADRLTTGTLLSIDQDPDAIKAVTERLSPYGCSVIYQANFSEMAEVAASLKLVPADGILLDIGVSSYQLDNPKRGFSYHSDAPLDMRMSQQGVSAADLVNNLTWQELAQIISRYGEDRNASRIAKGIVKARSQQPIQTTLELAEIIKSSVPAAVRREQGHPARKTFQALRIEVNGELDRLSQGLDAAFSILKPGGRLAVITFHSLEDRIVKQRMALWCTGCTCPPDFPVCVCGKKPRAELLYKKGLAPSEAELEQNPRSRSARLRVCIKL from the coding sequence ATGATTTTTCAACACAAGCCGGTTCTGTTTGATGAAACGATTGAAAGCCTCAATATTCATCCGGACGGTATCTATATTGACGGCACCGCAGGCGGCGGAGGGCATTCGCAGGCAATTGCGGACAGGCTCACAACGGGCACGCTCCTATCAATTGATCAGGATCCCGACGCAATCAAAGCCGTTACCGAAAGATTGAGTCCATACGGCTGCTCCGTTATCTATCAGGCGAATTTTTCCGAAATGGCCGAGGTGGCGGCAAGTTTAAAGCTTGTTCCCGCCGATGGTATTTTACTCGATATAGGTGTTTCCTCCTACCAGCTTGACAACCCGAAGCGCGGGTTTTCCTACCATTCCGACGCCCCTCTTGACATGCGCATGAGCCAGCAGGGCGTTTCCGCCGCGGATTTGGTCAACAACCTTACGTGGCAGGAGCTTGCACAGATTATCAGCCGTTACGGCGAGGACAGGAACGCGAGTCGCATTGCAAAGGGAATCGTAAAGGCACGGTCACAGCAGCCGATTCAAACGACCCTTGAGCTTGCGGAGATTATTAAGTCATCCGTTCCCGCGGCGGTTCGCCGTGAACAGGGGCATCCCGCCCGAAAAACGTTTCAGGCGCTGAGAATTGAAGTCAACGGGGAACTTGACAGGCTGTCGCAGGGACTGGACGCCGCATTTTCAATTTTGAAACCGGGCGGCCGCCTTGCAGTGATTACCTTTCACTCCTTGGAGGACAGAATTGTAAAACAGCGCATGGCCCTTTGGTGCACCGGCTGTACCTGCCCCCCGGATTTTCCGGTTTGTGTGTGCGGTAAAAAGCCAAGGGCGGAGCTTCTCTATAAAAAAGGGCTGGCGCCAAGCGAAGCGGAACTGGAGCAGAATCCGCGCAGCCGAAGCGCGAGGCTCAGAGTCTGCATAAAATTGTAA
- a CDS encoding penicillin-binding transpeptidase domain-containing protein produces MAKGTTIRMWRRTIFVLVALILIGFGAIVFSLARLQLIEGESLQTRAVDQQLKDTSISAQRGTIFDCNMKPLAQSATVWKVVLEPAFITDKNRETIAAGLAKILGMDKNAIIERSKKKTYYDELKRKVETDVKDEVLKFKADNGIGNGIRLIEDYKRYYPYGEFAASVLGFTGTDNQGLYGIEKQYDSYLTGVPGKLVTAKNAIGTDMPFQYEQKVEAQNGSSLVLTIDEVVQHFLEKNLEEGVVTNKVGNRACAIVMNVKTGAILGMAVKGDFDPNNPFVVADKTEAAQIAAMPEGTAKNTALKASQEKQWRNKAVSDTYYPGSVFKMVTGSSAMEQGVVNENSTFFCSGSIKVSDRTIHCWRSYGHGSENFVQGLCNSCNPVFVQLGERLGPDNFFKYFTAFGLTAKTGIDLPGESRSIYYTAAQLNPVELATESFGQNFSITPIQMITAVAAVSNGGYLVQPHVVSQIIDADGNIVKSADTTPKRQVISTDVSERMCKILQTNATIGTAKNGYLPGYRVGGKTGTSQKMDVLQKTGTMQYIASYCGFAPADDPQVAMLVFFDEPHGSSYYGAAVAGPVFSKTMEEILPYLGVERKYTDTELAKLDVNTPDVVGKAVAAAKTDLSKMKLTPKIYGSGDKIVSQVPEPGKTIPQNGTVVLFTDESSSNKTVTVPNLVGLSLSSANKTAADAGVNISITGAALTNGTNPVSNSQSIVSGTKVAPGTVVTVGFIEPNQVE; encoded by the coding sequence ATGGCGAAAGGTACGACAATCAGAATGTGGCGCCGCACAATTTTTGTGCTTGTTGCGCTGATCCTTATCGGTTTTGGCGCGATTGTTTTCAGTCTTGCCAGGCTTCAGCTGATTGAAGGGGAGAGCCTGCAGACGCGCGCGGTTGACCAGCAGCTGAAGGATACCTCCATCAGCGCACAGCGGGGTACGATTTTCGACTGCAATATGAAACCGCTTGCCCAGAGCGCTACCGTATGGAAGGTAGTGCTTGAGCCGGCGTTTATCACGGATAAAAACCGCGAAACGATTGCCGCGGGACTCGCCAAAATTCTTGGAATGGATAAAAACGCAATCATTGAGCGCAGCAAGAAAAAAACGTACTATGATGAGCTCAAGCGCAAGGTTGAAACCGATGTGAAAGATGAAGTTCTCAAGTTTAAGGCGGATAACGGAATCGGCAATGGAATCCGTTTGATTGAGGATTATAAAAGATACTATCCATACGGTGAGTTCGCAGCTTCCGTTCTGGGTTTCACCGGTACGGATAATCAGGGACTGTACGGAATTGAAAAACAGTATGACAGCTATTTGACCGGTGTGCCCGGGAAACTGGTCACCGCGAAAAATGCAATCGGCACGGATATGCCCTTTCAGTACGAGCAGAAGGTCGAAGCTCAGAACGGCTCCAGTCTTGTACTTACCATTGATGAGGTGGTGCAGCACTTCCTTGAGAAAAATCTGGAGGAAGGCGTTGTCACCAATAAAGTTGGCAACCGCGCCTGCGCGATTGTAATGAATGTGAAAACCGGCGCAATTCTTGGGATGGCGGTCAAAGGGGATTTCGATCCGAATAATCCGTTTGTCGTAGCAGACAAGACGGAGGCCGCGCAAATTGCCGCAATGCCGGAAGGAACAGCAAAGAATACGGCGCTGAAAGCCTCACAGGAAAAGCAATGGAGAAACAAGGCGGTCAGCGACACCTATTATCCGGGCTCCGTTTTTAAAATGGTTACAGGGTCCTCTGCGATGGAGCAGGGGGTGGTGAATGAAAACTCTACCTTCTTTTGCAGCGGTTCCATTAAAGTATCGGACAGAACCATTCACTGTTGGAGGTCCTACGGCCACGGCAGCGAGAATTTTGTGCAGGGACTCTGCAATTCGTGCAACCCGGTTTTTGTGCAGCTGGGCGAAAGGCTGGGGCCTGATAACTTCTTTAAATATTTTACGGCTTTCGGGCTTACAGCCAAAACAGGAATCGATCTGCCCGGTGAATCCCGCAGTATTTATTATACCGCTGCGCAATTGAACCCGGTTGAGCTTGCCACCGAATCGTTCGGGCAAAACTTCAGCATCACGCCGATTCAGATGATCACCGCAGTTGCTGCGGTTTCCAACGGTGGTTATCTGGTGCAGCCCCACGTTGTCAGTCAGATCATCGACGCTGACGGAAATATTGTCAAATCAGCGGATACGACACCAAAGCGTCAGGTGATTTCTACCGATGTTTCTGAGCGTATGTGTAAAATTTTACAGACCAACGCCACCATCGGTACGGCGAAAAACGGTTATCTCCCCGGCTATCGTGTCGGCGGAAAAACCGGTACATCCCAAAAAATGGATGTGCTTCAGAAAACCGGAACCATGCAGTATATTGCTTCGTACTGCGGCTTTGCCCCTGCGGATGATCCGCAGGTAGCCATGCTGGTGTTCTTTGATGAACCGCATGGCAGCAGTTATTACGGAGCTGCAGTAGCCGGCCCGGTATTTTCCAAGACGATGGAGGAAATTCTTCCGTATCTTGGCGTGGAACGAAAATATACTGATACGGAACTGGCAAAGCTTGATGTGAATACGCCGGATGTCGTAGGCAAAGCCGTTGCCGCTGCGAAAACAGATCTTTCCAAGATGAAATTGACGCCGAAAATCTACGGCAGCGGAGACAAAATTGTATCACAGGTGCCTGAACCGGGCAAAACAATACCGCAGAACGGCACGGTTGTACTGTTTACGGATGAATCGAGTTCAAACAAGACGGTTACGGTACCGAATTTAGTGGGTCTTTCTCTTTCCTCCGCCAACAAAACGGCTGCGGATGCGGGTGTCAATATCAGCATTACCGGAGCGGCGCTGACCAATGGAACCAATCCGGTTTCCAATTCACAGAGTATCGTCTCGGGTACCAAAGTGGCGCCCGGAACGGTTGTGACAGTCGGATTTATAGAACCCAATCAGGTGGAGTAA
- the mraY gene encoding phospho-N-acetylmuramoyl-pentapeptide-transferase, whose translation MNSVWTISAAILSFGITALLGKWMVPFLHKINFGQIIREVGPKWHRKKNGTPTMGGFMFIIGISLSVILCVPFYFTMTKQNSLEMMMRTKIFGGLLMAVGFGAVGFFDDYIKVVKKRNLGLNVRQKLVLQFIIAASYLYSLRLAGSTSATLIPFAGSVDLGVWYWIIALLGIVGMVNAVNFTDGIDGLNATVTFFVSLFFMLIAGMIGIYGMSIFAAAVAGGCLGFLIWNINPAKVFMGDTGSLFLGGIVCALGFGLNLPILILPLGIVYICEILSVVLQVTYFKATHGKRLFKMSPIHHHFEMCGWGELKICRVFGIVTVLFGIGSAALVYYGF comes from the coding sequence ATGAATTCAGTTTGGACAATTTCGGCGGCGATTCTTTCCTTTGGAATCACCGCTTTGCTTGGTAAGTGGATGGTGCCTTTCCTGCACAAAATCAATTTCGGTCAGATAATCCGTGAGGTCGGGCCCAAATGGCATCGTAAGAAAAACGGCACACCCACGATGGGCGGTTTTATGTTTATCATCGGGATTTCTCTCTCTGTAATTCTTTGTGTGCCATTTTATTTCACCATGACAAAGCAGAATTCGCTTGAAATGATGATGCGGACGAAAATTTTTGGTGGTTTGCTCATGGCGGTCGGTTTCGGGGCGGTCGGTTTCTTTGATGATTATATCAAGGTGGTCAAAAAACGCAATCTGGGTTTGAATGTGCGGCAGAAGCTTGTTTTACAGTTCATCATTGCGGCGTCTTATCTTTATTCACTCCGCCTGGCCGGGAGCACCTCCGCAACGCTGATCCCTTTTGCGGGCAGCGTCGATTTAGGTGTTTGGTACTGGATTATTGCCCTGCTGGGCATTGTCGGCATGGTCAACGCCGTAAATTTTACGGATGGAATTGACGGCTTAAATGCTACGGTTACTTTCTTTGTAAGCTTGTTTTTCATGCTGATTGCCGGTATGATCGGAATTTACGGAATGAGTATTTTCGCAGCCGCCGTTGCGGGCGGGTGCCTCGGCTTCTTAATTTGGAACATAAATCCTGCAAAGGTTTTTATGGGCGATACCGGTTCGCTGTTTTTAGGCGGAATTGTATGCGCGCTCGGCTTTGGTTTGAATCTTCCGATTTTGATCTTGCCGCTCGGTATTGTGTATATCTGTGAAATCCTGTCCGTTGTGCTTCAGGTAACCTATTTTAAGGCGACGCACGGAAAGCGGCTTTTTAAAATGAGTCCGATTCATCATCATTTTGAAATGTGCGGATGGGGAGAGCTTAAAATCTGCCGTGTATTCGGTATTGTGACGGTACTGTTCGGCATTGGATCCGCTGCACTTGTTTATTACGGGTTCTAA
- the ftsW gene encoding putative lipid II flippase FtsW, translated as MTRTKEKTDTTPNRARKNEKSDLKEPTFTNGIRKKFRIFSVRSGMDMPFLFLILTLLIIGLVMLFSASYANAYYRHGSSYFFISRQAVFAVLGVTAMIFISYFDYHHLHKFAIPILLLSFMMLTLVLFMPAINKVHRWIDLGPLGQFQPSELSKFAVILVFSHLISLNFKRMDTFRYGVLPYILILGATVGLLVLEPHISATVIMVLLAAVMLFIGGVRLRWFGLAFGGAVAAVAYLVLFAKKFSYANDRIVAWLDPFSTASKAIMEDTWQTRQSLYAIGSGGLLGLGLGQSRQKYLYLPEPQNDFIFAIVCEELGFIGALIIIILFAMLVWRGISISLKAKDKFGMLLGIGLVVQVGLQVVLNIAVVTNTIPNTGISLPFFSYGGTSLVILLAEMGIVLSISRTSAIEKT; from the coding sequence ATGACGAGAACAAAAGAAAAAACCGATACCACCCCCAACAGGGCCCGGAAGAACGAAAAGAGCGATCTGAAAGAGCCGACGTTTACAAACGGAATACGGAAAAAATTCCGGATCTTTTCCGTGCGTTCCGGTATGGATATGCCCTTCCTGTTTTTGATTCTCACTTTGCTGATTATCGGTTTGGTGATGCTTTTTTCAGCAAGCTACGCCAACGCCTATTACCGTCATGGCAGCAGCTATTTTTTTATCAGCCGTCAGGCTGTTTTTGCTGTCCTTGGCGTTACCGCGATGATTTTTATTTCCTATTTTGACTATCATCATCTGCACAAGTTTGCCATTCCAATCCTTCTTCTCTCGTTTATGATGCTGACCCTTGTGCTTTTTATGCCCGCAATCAACAAGGTCCACCGCTGGATCGACCTTGGACCGCTGGGCCAGTTCCAGCCCTCGGAGCTTTCCAAATTTGCGGTGATACTGGTATTTTCCCATTTGATTTCACTGAATTTTAAACGGATGGATACCTTTCGGTACGGCGTTCTGCCGTATATTTTAATACTGGGCGCGACAGTAGGCCTTTTGGTGCTGGAGCCTCATATTTCGGCCACCGTTATTATGGTGCTTCTGGCCGCGGTTATGCTGTTTATCGGCGGCGTACGCCTGCGCTGGTTCGGCCTTGCGTTCGGCGGTGCGGTCGCTGCGGTCGCCTACCTTGTGCTGTTTGCTAAAAAGTTTAGTTACGCCAACGACCGTATTGTCGCGTGGCTCGACCCTTTTTCCACGGCGAGCAAGGCAATTATGGAGGACACCTGGCAGACGCGGCAGTCGCTTTACGCGATTGGCTCCGGCGGTCTGCTTGGGCTTGGGCTCGGCCAGTCAAGGCAGAAATACCTCTATCTGCCCGAACCGCAGAACGATTTCATCTTCGCCATTGTCTGCGAGGAGCTTGGCTTCATCGGCGCGCTGATTATCATTATTCTTTTTGCCATGCTTGTCTGGCGCGGGATCAGCATTTCGCTCAAAGCAAAAGATAAATTCGGCATGCTGCTCGGCATCGGACTTGTCGTTCAGGTCGGGCTACAGGTTGTCCTGAATATCGCGGTTGTGACCAACACGATTCCAAACACCGGCATCAGCCTGCCGTTCTTTAGCTACGGGGGCACCTCGCTGGTCATTCTGCTTGCGGAAATGGGAATCGTCCTTTCCATCTCACGAACGTCGGCTATTGAAAAAACATAG